The Virgibacillus dokdonensis genome includes a window with the following:
- the wecB gene encoding non-hydrolyzing UDP-N-acetylglucosamine 2-epimerase gives MKILTVVGARPQFIKASMLSKAIKAQSKIEEIMVHTGQHYDHNMSTIFFDQLKLTKPDYYLGIGSGSHGEQTAKMLFELEKIMLSVQPDIVIVYGDTNSTLAGSIAASKIHIPIAHVEAGLRSFNKKMPEEINRIITDHLSHLLFCPSKTAIHNLKQEGIDKEVYLTGDIMYDAVIHFKDPAIQQSTILNDLSLTAGNYFIATVHRAENSDEPERLKQILTAFQRLDKTIILPLHPRTKNKIQHFKLDHFITSSHIKTIDPVNYFDMLTLVSQAKAILTDSGGLQKEAYMLRIPCITLREETEWMETVQTGWNHLAGYKTNQILDKVNHLKLPHYSPSIFGDGRTAHVIHNILLHSF, from the coding sequence ATGAAGATATTAACTGTTGTGGGCGCAAGGCCTCAGTTTATTAAAGCATCCATGCTGTCTAAAGCAATCAAGGCACAGTCAAAGATAGAGGAAATTATGGTACACACAGGTCAACATTATGATCATAATATGTCTACCATCTTTTTTGACCAATTAAAACTTACTAAACCAGATTATTATTTAGGTATAGGCTCTGGCTCTCATGGAGAGCAAACCGCTAAAATGCTATTCGAATTAGAGAAGATTATGCTTAGTGTTCAACCCGATATTGTAATCGTATATGGAGATACGAATTCGACACTAGCAGGGAGCATTGCGGCATCAAAAATTCATATCCCGATAGCACATGTGGAAGCTGGTTTACGTAGCTTCAATAAAAAAATGCCTGAAGAAATTAATAGAATCATTACCGACCATTTATCACATTTATTATTTTGCCCATCGAAAACTGCCATTCATAATCTAAAGCAGGAGGGCATTGACAAAGAGGTTTATTTAACGGGAGATATCATGTACGATGCCGTTATACACTTTAAAGATCCTGCAATTCAACAATCAACCATTCTAAATGATCTATCACTTACAGCTGGTAACTATTTTATTGCAACTGTTCACCGGGCTGAAAACTCGGATGAACCTGAGCGTTTAAAGCAAATACTAACAGCGTTTCAACGACTAGATAAAACAATCATTCTTCCGTTACATCCTAGAACTAAAAATAAAATTCAACACTTTAAACTTGATCATTTCATTACTTCATCTCATATAAAGACAATAGATCCCGTAAATTATTTTGATATGTTGACATTAGTTTCTCAAGCAAAAGCCATTTTAACGGATTCGGGCGGTTTACAAAAAGAAGCATATATGCTCAGAATTCCATGTATTACGCTAAGAGAAGAAACAGAATGGATGGAGACTGTACAGACCGGTTGGAATCATCTTGCAGGATATAAAACAAATCAAATATTAGATAAAGTTAATCATCTTAAACTCCCCCATTATTCTCCTTCCATTTTTGGTGATGGAAGGACTGCTCACGTGATTCATAATATCCTACTCCATTCATTTTAA
- a CDS encoding D-glucuronyl C5-epimerase family protein: protein MFNIPSEKNGILAKFEGKYMFYEECPTDPPSFILNGFMFALIGLYDLYKLTGDIETKKLYREGIISLKRMLPLYDLGYCTAYDLTQYTTDGGYPNVANWGYHITHIHLLAALNSIEKDTKMNKVLQRWKGYLEGKRFTI, encoded by the coding sequence ATTTTTAACATCCCCTCAGAAAAAAATGGAATACTAGCTAAATTTGAAGGTAAATACATGTTCTACGAGGAATGTCCTACAGATCCACCTAGTTTTATTTTAAACGGTTTCATGTTTGCGTTAATTGGATTATATGATCTTTATAAACTAACTGGTGATATAGAAACAAAAAAATTATATCGAGAAGGAATTATTTCACTAAAAAGAATGCTACCTTTATATGATTTGGGGTACTGTACAGCCTATGATTTAACGCAATATACAACGGATGGAGGGTATCCAAATGTAGCTAACTGGGGGTATCATATTACTCATATTCATTTATTAGCTGCTTTAAACTCGATAGAAAAGGACACAAAAATGAACAAGGTATTGCAAAGATGGAAAGGTTATTTAGAGGGGAAAAGATTTACTATATAG
- a CDS encoding acyltransferase: protein MSHISDTAQFGDNVIIEDDVHIGDNVIIGHNSVILRGTKIGNNVSTGCNCVLGIKPTVNKRMRKTSNFTELVIESGTRIGHLVSIYSSTRVGENVFIGDHASIRENTIVGDETVIGRAAIVELNTKIGKSCTIQTQSYVTGDTVIEDNVFIGPCVSMANDKYMGAQSYNLKGPYIKHGAKIGNNASLLPGIKIGKETIVGAGSVVTKDLEDRIVAVGVPAKRIDLS, encoded by the coding sequence TTGTCTCATATATCGGACACCGCACAGTTTGGTGATAACGTTATCATCGAGGATGATGTCCATATTGGTGATAATGTGATAATAGGTCATAACTCTGTCATCTTACGAGGAACAAAGATTGGTAATAATGTAAGTACTGGCTGTAATTGCGTTCTTGGTATTAAGCCAACGGTTAATAAAAGAATGAGAAAAACTTCTAATTTTACCGAATTAGTAATTGAGAGTGGCACGCGAATTGGGCATCTAGTCTCTATTTATTCTAGTACACGAGTTGGTGAGAACGTATTTATTGGTGATCATGCAAGTATAAGAGAAAATACTATAGTTGGAGATGAAACTGTTATTGGTCGAGCAGCAATAGTTGAATTGAATACAAAAATTGGAAAATCATGTACGATCCAAACACAATCGTATGTGACAGGAGATACCGTAATAGAAGATAATGTATTTATTGGTCCCTGTGTATCCATGGCTAATGATAAATATATGGGAGCGCAGAGCTACAATTTAAAAGGCCCGTATATTAAACATGGAGCTAAAATTGGCAATAACGCATCACTATTGCCAGGGATAAAAATTGGAAAAGAAACAATAGTAGGCGCAGGTTCTGTTGTTACTAAGGATTTAGAAGATAGGATAGTTGCTGTTGGTGTTCCAGCAAAGAGAATAGATTTATCGTAA
- a CDS encoding glycosyltransferase, with amino-acid sequence MINRNFHYLEQELKNLVNLMLWRESGHIDYIINRLDVKPDFILILNDMDRKMSPMIKGLAHIHIPTGLFVNDVHRFVSLRRNFIEKNNITYLFSVIRDKFLQIYSEYQNKMEWFPHFVNTEIYKNYELKKDIKLLLMGAVTDLYPLRQKIIKAYEGNANFIYHKHPGYQYFREKDNNEVIGENYAKELNRSILFFTCPSKFNYPVIKYFEALACKTLLLAPTFKELEDIGFIPDVHFIAIDENNFAAKADYFLSHEAERKQIVEQGYQFVHQHHTVQHRAQQLVKIIERKLNYPL; translated from the coding sequence ATGATTAATAGAAATTTTCATTATTTAGAACAAGAGCTAAAAAATTTGGTGAACTTGATGTTATGGAGAGAATCTGGACACATTGACTATATTATTAATCGACTAGACGTTAAACCGGATTTTATACTAATTTTAAATGATATGGATAGGAAAATGTCACCAATGATAAAAGGGCTTGCTCATATTCATATACCCACAGGATTATTTGTTAATGATGTTCACCGTTTTGTAAGTCTTAGACGAAATTTTATTGAAAAAAATAATATTACGTATTTATTTTCTGTGATCAGGGATAAATTTCTTCAAATATATTCTGAATATCAGAATAAAATGGAGTGGTTTCCACATTTCGTTAATACAGAAATATATAAGAACTATGAGTTGAAAAAAGATATCAAGTTATTATTAATGGGTGCCGTAACGGATTTATATCCTTTAAGACAAAAGATTATTAAGGCGTATGAAGGAAACGCTAATTTCATTTATCACAAGCATCCAGGTTATCAATATTTTAGAGAAAAAGATAACAATGAGGTAATAGGAGAGAATTATGCGAAAGAATTGAACAGATCAATCTTATTTTTTACTTGCCCATCTAAATTTAATTATCCAGTTATCAAATACTTTGAAGCGTTGGCTTGTAAAACTTTGTTATTAGCACCTACCTTTAAAGAACTAGAAGATATTGGTTTTATTCCTGATGTACATTTTATAGCAATAGATGAAAATAATTTTGCAGCAAAGGCAGATTATTTTTTATCGCATGAAGCGGAACGGAAACAAATAGTTGAACAAGGATATCAATTTGTTCATCAACATCATACTGTTCAACATAGAGCGCAACAGTTAGTCAAGATAATAGAAAGAAAACTAAACTATCCATTATAG
- a CDS encoding Gfo/Idh/MocA family protein codes for MRVGVIGTGNMGENHIRTYLSMYDHCQLIGIYDKDTIKRDKIAKKYNIKPFSSLNYLLKEVDAVSIAVPTEFHYDIGLICIQNNVHMLLEKPMTSTVEQAEDLIYKSSKAGVIIQVGHIELFNPLIHELLKLIKNKKIIGIEFQRMGPYNKRLENVDVVNDLMIHDIYILQEILQDTFIDIQALGKIMDGTIKHAVVIAASTKEIIIQLSASFKSQNKVRTIQILTEDAFIEANLLKKEIKIQSSIFTKTLTVDDSIQPLQVQLTDFLNCIRFKKEPSVSGNEGIKALLMTNKISEEIYKKEHK; via the coding sequence ATGAGAGTTGGTGTAATTGGAACTGGTAATATGGGAGAAAATCATATACGGACGTATTTATCCATGTATGATCACTGCCAGCTTATTGGTATATATGATAAAGATACAATTAAAAGAGACAAAATTGCTAAAAAATATAATATAAAGCCGTTTTCATCATTAAATTACCTATTAAAAGAAGTTGATGCTGTAAGCATAGCTGTCCCTACGGAGTTCCACTATGATATTGGCTTAATTTGCATTCAAAACAATGTACACATGTTATTAGAAAAACCTATGACTAGTACAGTAGAACAAGCAGAAGATTTAATTTATAAATCGTCAAAAGCAGGAGTCATCATTCAAGTAGGCCACATTGAACTTTTTAATCCATTGATTCATGAACTCCTAAAATTAATAAAAAATAAAAAAATAATTGGTATTGAATTTCAAAGAATGGGTCCCTATAATAAAAGGCTTGAAAATGTCGATGTTGTGAACGATCTAATGATTCATGATATTTATATTCTACAAGAAATCCTTCAAGATACATTCATAGACATTCAAGCATTGGGAAAAATTATGGATGGTACAATTAAACATGCAGTTGTAATTGCCGCATCTACAAAGGAGATCATCATACAGCTTTCTGCCAGTTTTAAATCGCAAAATAAAGTTAGAACCATTCAAATCCTCACTGAAGATGCTTTTATTGAAGCCAATTTATTAAAGAAAGAAATCAAAATACAAAGCTCTATTTTTACTAAAACCCTTACAGTCGATGATTCTATTCAACCATTACAAGTACAACTAACTGATTTCTTAAATTGTATTAGGTTTAAAAAAGAACCTTCTGTATCAGGGAATGAAGGAATAAAAGCATTATTAATGACTAATAAAATTAGTGAGGAAATTTACAAAAAAGAACATAAGTAA
- a CDS encoding DUF2642 domain-containing protein: MLNPSTVREALLELLSQDVQITTNFGMITGTVSQVKDDYTVITEVTNAQVLVPIDKIELLSEV, from the coding sequence TTGTTAAATCCCTCCACGGTTAGAGAAGCATTATTAGAGTTATTAAGTCAAGATGTCCAAATTACTACTAATTTTGGAATGATAACTGGTACTGTTTCCCAAGTGAAAGATGATTATACGGTTATTACTGAAGTTACTAATGCTCAGGTGTTAGTACCAATTGATAAAATTGAACTTCTTAGTGAAGTATAA